ATTGGAAGCATTGTGCAGGGGATGTCCTTCCACATAGTTACTTTACTGTGATCATCATTGTATAATGATTGTGTCGGTGTATCTGTTTCTCTGATGCTTGGAAACATTGAGGAGGGGATGTCTGTCCAAAATAGATGGTTAGTTGTACAGACAGATTTATATTTACTTGGAATGCAAGTATAAAATCGAGATTATTACCGTAAGTCATGACTTGTGGCTGCTCTAGAGGCTGAGTGTTTTCGTTGCAGGTTTCCGTCATGGATTCATCTTCTTTTGATGATACGGAAATAGCTTGCTTACGTCTTCTTGTGAATTCTTCGTTACGACGGTGTAGCAACGCTTGCCTTTCTCCCGCTGCCACATGATCCCTGTGTTTTACAGTAAATGTAGAAGTGCTCTCCTCCTGTTCAGTTGCGAGATATTCAGGGTTCTCCATTGCTATTGAATCTTTGGATGGTGTGTTGCGTTTCAATTGAGGGTGAGCTTCAATTTGTTCCATTCTTGCTTTCTTCTTTTCTGTTTGCATATTTGCATATCTTTTTTTTTCTTGTGCACATTTTGCCGCCTTCTGTTCTGGTGTCTTTCCTGATACTTTGTTTCGTTGATAGGCTTCACGGCGTTTTTTGAGTTTCTCATGCCTTTCTTCATCGGTCATGCGTTCATACCGCTCTCTGTCcctctttcttcttttttccttagCATCCATTATTTGTGATTATGGTCCAAATGTTTTCCTGCAGGATGGAAAGAATTTTTTTTTAATGCAATACAAGATAATTTGTTGCTAGACTGGCCTGGAATGTGAAGTCAATATGTATCGGATGAGCATCCTGGCATGTGAGATGCATGAAACATGGTATTTTTTTACTGGACATCAAACATAGGTAATATTGCTTTTGTTATGAAAAAGAAAATTTATGTATGTAAAAATCAGTTCTCTTAATCCTACATCTCATGGTTGATTTTTGCATTTTTTTAGGACTGATGAGTATCAAATACCATGTGTGAGATTCAAGAATTCATTGGGAAGAACGAAAACTGGAGACAAGGAACATACTTGACGGCTCCTTTGTTTTGGTTGGCGCTGTAGCTTGGAGATTGCTTGGCGTGTACTAAGCTGGTGGCACTTTTTTCTCTGGGCGTTCAATCTCTGAGAGCTGGGTATTTATATTAGTATAGAACCTTTGCCAGTCCGAGTTGGTGTATGGTTCGCGATTGGTTCCATGTCCGAGTCCAAGTTGGTGTATGTTTTCCATGTCCGAGTCCAAGTTGGTGTATGCTTCTGATTGTATTTTCTCTTCCACGTCCAATCCAGTAGGTTGTGGTATGTTTTGAGATTTGTTATAAATTTACCTTTTTCTGTCTGGGCGTCCAAACTGAGTAAGCTTTGACATTTGTTCTAAGTTGCTTTACTTTTTTTCTGTCTGGGCGTCGTAAGCTGGGTAGTACGTACTGTACTTTATATTAGATTGTTTTCCTCTTACACGTGCGATCTAGTAATCTGTTTCCACATAGTATCATCTACAAATAAAAGATGTGAGATGCCCGGGCCTCTTCTACATATCTTGATGGGAGTAATAAAGGGAGAGAGAGGATCCCATTGTCGAAGACCACGTGACAGTGAAAATTAATCGAAGAGGGTTCCATTTGATTTAACGGAATACCTCACCGAAGAGTTAAAGCCATGCATATAGCTTTCAATAAATACATTCATTGTTAAAATTACCTAGACAGTTCTAAGAAGAATTACAATATGAAATGGCCGAGCTCCTACCCTTGCCTGGGCAATCattcagaaagaaaagaaaaacagctTGGCTAATCTTAAAGCTAAAGCCATGTCACATACATGGAGGCACATCTTGAGCACCATCATGCATGTagcgtactccctccgtaaagaaatatactACTTTACCGATcctaacgctcttatatttctttacagagggaatattAAACAAATAATTCTCTTCTCTCGCGCGACCTGGATGAGTTTATCGATACCTTCAATGAATTTGCGTACCATAGTTATTAATGTGCATGTGGTTCTTTCCTAGCAAAACCGTAGAACCTTGAGGCAGCAAGAAACGTTATCATTTCCAAACACATTTCATTTGCCACCAATCATCTGAAAATTCAGTTTGCAAATACCAACTCACATAAAGTTTAGACGCTTGATGATTTGCAACAAGCTTTGCGGGGTTTAAATAAAAGTTCAATGATCACAGTATTCTCATCTGGCACTTCTTTTACTTATATTTATTTTGCACAATGCCTAAACAGAGCATCATCCAGCGGAAGCACAGACAAACCAGCAGGAAGATTGAGGGGAACATATTTGTGGAAATAAAATAATAAGAGCACCGCAACTGCCAGTAATCAACTTGATAATTTCAACCAATACATATGTCCACCATCATGAACAGAATATTGTTAAAGAGTACATGTCTAGATTCCGTTATAAGCTAGAAACTGGAAGTCATTTACAACCAACTATATGTAATTGACCCAACTGCTCGGATTATGAGACGCCCTTCATTTGCTGGATATCTAAAACTACCACCGGGGATGCTGGCCAATACAGAAGCTTCTTTTTTTAGAAATAGCACGCACGTCCCGTTTGAGCAAATTGGAGTTAGCACAACTAAGTAATCAATCTTGTGAAACTAATTTTTTATTATGTAATCTTACGAATCATACTATTTTACATACCAGTTTTACATTGGATTTTCCTGATACAACTGATGAATTCAAGTACACCGTCAGGCATGTTATCTTCACATTCATTGTCCTTGAATGTTAGCAGTTGGCCCAAAATTAGTTTTCTGAGATCATATCCATCCTATACATCCATAATTTTTTGTAAACGAATGACATTAGAATCGAATTTGTAATTATAATATTTATGATCTGTACGGTCGCGATATTTACCTTTAAAAATGGCAAATGTGGTCTTTCATCTTCCCATGTGGACATGAACATGGGAACAAGATAACCGGACAGTTCCCTTGTATATAAGAATACATATGTTAGTAATTAATATTGTATACATAATAAAAACAAAAAGTACTCCGTATACAGTACTCATCTCTTAAAAAATACCTGTTGTAAACTGGAATATCATCTAGGATTTTTTGATGCCATAGGAGAATATTTTCGTTCCATCTACATCCAGGGCATGCTTTTGACATTGCTTTCGGTAAGTGTTTGGCAATCCATATAATTTTTTCCACATATTTTGCGAGTGGGTTGCATTGGTACAAGGGATTAATAGGAGTAGGGTCCAAAATGTAGACTGTTCTGGTATCTTTGTCCAATGTGAATAGAATGAAATCACAGTTGGATTGTATTGGAATATGAATCTGAAATAGGCTACATATTAGATGCAATAAAAATCTTGTGGTCTAAAGTATATAGAAGTGTTCTTACCGATTTGCATGTTGAAACATTATATTTGATACCAGGCCAACTGCGAACAGAATTTGCTAGTTGCTCCACGTCTAACTTTTTGCGGAATTTTGGGTGTCGTCCAAAATCAGTAGTCATCTAGAACACAAACATAATTGGTTAAAAAGGTGATTAAAAAATTAGAATATAGAAAAAAAATAATGAATataaaaacatacccaaaatttcatgTCAACATAATGCTTTGTTATCAATTGTTTTGTTTTTTGTGCCGTTTGGATGTCATCAAACATAATCTTCCGTATGACCAAATTAAAGCAATCTCGATCCATGGGTAAATCATCCTGTAGCATTCCTTGTAGCTTTCCGAGAGACAAGCTAATTGGATATGGATTTGAACTTTGGATCCATACTTTCCTGATAGTGGTAAAAATTCCGTAAATAAACCATTAAGAAAATAAGTAAGATATTGTACAACTGCACTACCAATGTGAAAGGACTTACTCTAAAATCTCGGTGTATTTGATTGATTTAATGAAGTTACAGAGTGCACCTGTTAACTCATGCATGCTCATATTAGAAAGAATAGATATTAGTGATCTATATTTATTTTCAACAGATAATgggattttttgttttgtttttttaatatCATCTACACTTTCCAATATTTGAACATCATCATGACCTCCCTTATTGTCATCGTCACTTTCTTCAACGATTGTAGTCATTGATGCAGTGTTTGTTTTCCAACATAATATTATGCTGGCTAACTTAAACCTAAAAGAAGTAATCATTTCCTGTGCAAAACGAACAATTATTAGTACATTTTAAAAATTAACATGCTTTTACCAAATATAAAAGATATATACCTGTGTAATTGGGTAGGATAGTGTACATCCGGTGAAATATTCCATAAATTTGACCATAAATAAACCGCAAGAAGAACTGTCTTTTTGAATTGGATTTTGTAACTGTTCTGTGATCTTCCATTCAGTAAGATCAACGTCTTTCCAATCGTCCTTAATCAAGTTCTGACTTTTAAGAAGATCCAAATGAAATTGTACTCCCGTCTgggctaacccgagagttggcacgcctgggctggTTGAAGTCATCGGCGGCCGTAAGCTCCGGGTCGGCCGGAAGGTCCGGTGGCCGGAAGTTTCGGGCtctggccggaggttccgggctgtccagagtgttgatgcctgtctcttcttctacagtcctcggctccgagtcttga
The window above is part of the Triticum aestivum cultivar Chinese Spring chromosome 2A, IWGSC CS RefSeq v2.1, whole genome shotgun sequence genome. Proteins encoded here:
- the LOC123191670 gene encoding uncharacterized protein, producing the protein MTTIVEESDDDNKGGHDDVQILESVDDIKKTKQKIPLSVENKYRSLISILSNMSMHELTGALCNFIKSIKYTEILEKVWIQSSNPYPISLSLGKLQGMLQDDLPMDRDCFNLVIRKIMFDDIQTAQKTKQLITKHYVDMKFWMTTDFGRHPKFRKKLDVEQLANSVRSWPGIKYNVSTCKSITCLTVYLNSSVVSGKSNVKLMIGGK